From Primulina huaijiensis isolate GDHJ02 chromosome 15, ASM1229523v2, whole genome shotgun sequence, one genomic window encodes:
- the LOC140960221 gene encoding uncharacterized protein isoform X1, translating to MCSLELAISRLKEQEIAAKKPSQNLKYLAKDEYEINFVSAVVPPCEIGVKFDDDVGALEDVKKALNELVILPMQRPELFSHGNLLRPCKGILLFGPPGTGKTLIAKAHATEAGANFISITGSTLTSKWFGDTEKLTRALFSFASNLAAVIIFIDESFISVHKETNYEEDYHATKSHPCSSKLLLLDFQSTACLALVVVLSSTRPLEECKMSLWQLGIERGSVTVTGSATEV from the exons ATGTGTAGCCTTGAACTAGCAATTTCGAGGTTAAAGGAGCAGGAAATAGCAGCCAAGAAGCCTTCTCAAAATTTGAag TATCTTGCTAAAGATGAGTACGAGATCAACTTTGTTTCAGCAGTAGTTCCCCCATGTGAGATTGGtgtcaaatttgatgatgatgTTGGTGCCCTTGAAGATGTGAAAAAGGCATTGAATGAACTAGTGATCCTCCCAATGCAGAGGCCTGAACTTTTTTCCCATGGAAATTTGCTGCGG CCTTGCAAAGGGATATTACTTTTTGGGCCTCCTGGAACGGGAAAAACTCTGATTGCAAAAGCGCATGCAACAGAAGCT ggAGCTAACTTCATCAGCATCACCGGTTCAACACTAACATCTAAG TGGTTTGGGGACACTGAAAAACTTACGAGGGCTCTCTTCTCCTTTGCCAGCAACCTTGCCGctgtaataatttttattgatgaG AGTTTCATCTCTGTTCACAAGGAGACCAATTATGAGGAGGATTACCATGCAACAAAGTCACATCCATGCAGTTCTAAATTGCTACTTCTTGACTTTCA GTCGACAGCTTGCTTGGCGCTCGTGGTGGTTCTTTCGAGCACGAGGCCACTAGAAGAATGCAAAATGAGTTTATGGCAGCTTGggattgaaaggggatcggttacggtgaccggaagcgcaacggaagtttaa
- the LOC140960221 gene encoding uncharacterized protein isoform X3, with translation MCSLELAISRLKEQEIAAKKPSQNLKYLAKDEYEINFVSAVVPPCEIGVKFDDDVGALEDVKKALNELVILPMQRPELFSHGNLLRPCKGILLFGPPGTGKTLIAKAHATEAGANFISITGSTLTSKWFGDTEKLTRALFSFASNLAAVIIFIDEVTDGL, from the exons ATGTGTAGCCTTGAACTAGCAATTTCGAGGTTAAAGGAGCAGGAAATAGCAGCCAAGAAGCCTTCTCAAAATTTGAag TATCTTGCTAAAGATGAGTACGAGATCAACTTTGTTTCAGCAGTAGTTCCCCCATGTGAGATTGGtgtcaaatttgatgatgatgTTGGTGCCCTTGAAGATGTGAAAAAGGCATTGAATGAACTAGTGATCCTCCCAATGCAGAGGCCTGAACTTTTTTCCCATGGAAATTTGCTGCGG CCTTGCAAAGGGATATTACTTTTTGGGCCTCCTGGAACGGGAAAAACTCTGATTGCAAAAGCGCATGCAACAGAAGCT ggAGCTAACTTCATCAGCATCACCGGTTCAACACTAACATCTAAG TGGTTTGGGGACACTGAAAAACTTACGAGGGCTCTCTTCTCCTTTGCCAGCAACCTTGCCGctgtaataatttttattgatgaG GTAACGGATGGCTTATGA
- the LOC140960221 gene encoding uncharacterized protein isoform X2: MCSLELAISRLKEQEIAAKKPSQNLKYLAKDEYEINFVSAVVPPCEIGVKFDDDVGALEDVKKALNELVILPMQRPELFSHGNLLRPCKGILLFGPPGTGKTLIAKAHATEAGANFISITGSTLTSKWFGDTEKLTRALFSFASNLAAVIIFIDEVDSLLGARGGSFEHEATRRMQNEFMAAWD, translated from the exons ATGTGTAGCCTTGAACTAGCAATTTCGAGGTTAAAGGAGCAGGAAATAGCAGCCAAGAAGCCTTCTCAAAATTTGAag TATCTTGCTAAAGATGAGTACGAGATCAACTTTGTTTCAGCAGTAGTTCCCCCATGTGAGATTGGtgtcaaatttgatgatgatgTTGGTGCCCTTGAAGATGTGAAAAAGGCATTGAATGAACTAGTGATCCTCCCAATGCAGAGGCCTGAACTTTTTTCCCATGGAAATTTGCTGCGG CCTTGCAAAGGGATATTACTTTTTGGGCCTCCTGGAACGGGAAAAACTCTGATTGCAAAAGCGCATGCAACAGAAGCT ggAGCTAACTTCATCAGCATCACCGGTTCAACACTAACATCTAAG TGGTTTGGGGACACTGAAAAACTTACGAGGGCTCTCTTCTCCTTTGCCAGCAACCTTGCCGctgtaataatttttattgatgaG GTCGACAGCTTGCTTGGCGCTCGTGGTGGTTCTTTCGAGCACGAGGCCACTAGAAGAATGCAAAATGAGTTTATGGCAGCTTGggattga